The Flammeovirgaceae bacterium genome contains a region encoding:
- a CDS encoding RNA polymerase sigma factor RpoD/SigA — protein sequence MRQLKISKQITNRESQSLDKYLQEIGKVDLLTPDEEVELAKRIKEGDQIALEKLTKANLRFVVSVAKQYQNQGLSLGDLINEGNLGLIKAAQRFDETRGFKFISYAVWWIRQSILQALAEQSRIVRLPLNRVGSLNKISKTFSELEQKYEREPSPEELAEVLDVTTAEVVDTMKISGRHVSMDAPFVQGEENSLLDVLENDSEETPDSGLMNDSLRKEVQRALSTLTQREADVITLYFGLNGEHAMTLEEIGEKFNLTRERVRQIKEKAIRRLRHTSRSKALKPYLG from the coding sequence ATGAGACAGTTAAAAATCAGTAAGCAGATTACTAACCGCGAAAGCCAGTCGCTTGATAAATACCTTCAGGAGATTGGCAAGGTGGACCTGCTTACTCCTGACGAAGAAGTGGAACTGGCCAAGCGCATCAAAGAAGGCGACCAGATTGCACTTGAAAAACTAACCAAGGCAAACCTCCGCTTTGTGGTATCGGTTGCCAAGCAGTACCAGAACCAGGGCTTGTCGTTGGGCGATCTGATTAACGAAGGGAATCTTGGCCTCATTAAAGCCGCCCAGCGTTTTGACGAGACCCGTGGTTTTAAATTTATTTCTTACGCAGTATGGTGGATCCGTCAATCCATCCTTCAGGCTTTGGCCGAACAATCACGTATCGTACGCCTCCCGCTGAACCGGGTTGGCTCCTTGAACAAAATTTCAAAAACATTTTCTGAACTTGAGCAGAAGTACGAACGCGAACCCTCGCCTGAAGAACTTGCCGAAGTGCTTGATGTGACTACCGCAGAGGTCGTTGACACGATGAAAATTTCAGGTCGCCATGTTTCCATGGACGCACCGTTTGTACAAGGAGAAGAAAACAGTTTGCTCGATGTACTTGAAAACGACAGCGAGGAAACACCCGATTCGGGTCTGATGAACGATTCGCTTCGCAAGGAGGTCCAGCGTGCACTCTCAACCCTTACCCAACGCGAGGCTGATGTGATAACCTTATACTTCGGGCTTAATGGTGAACATGCCATGACCCTGGAGGAAATAGGAGAGAAGTTTAACCTCACACGCGAACGTGTGCGCCAGATAAAGGAAAAGGCCATCCGCAGGCTCAGACATACCAGCCGGAGCAAGGCTTTAAAACCTTACCTGGGTTAA
- a CDS encoding YqgE/AlgH family protein: protein MDFFRYKNKLTPERGRLLISEPFLPDPNFERTVVLLCEHNEEGSFGFVLNKPAMLKAGEVMDELQNFNHEVYVGGPVQQDTLHFIHRSAKIENGEPILENIYWGGTFDQVLLLADTNQLRPDEIKFFLGYSGWGPGQLNEELEQDSWIVCDFVTEELLFETKPALMWRKALENMGGRYSVYANYPVDPNLN from the coding sequence ATGGATTTCTTCAGGTACAAAAACAAATTGACTCCGGAACGGGGAAGGTTACTCATTTCGGAACCCTTTCTGCCCGATCCGAATTTTGAACGCACGGTGGTGTTGTTGTGCGAACATAACGAGGAGGGTTCATTCGGGTTTGTGCTGAATAAACCGGCCATGTTAAAGGCCGGTGAGGTGATGGATGAACTTCAAAACTTTAACCACGAAGTGTATGTTGGCGGGCCGGTACAGCAAGATACACTGCATTTTATTCATCGATCAGCTAAGATAGAAAACGGTGAGCCGATTTTAGAAAACATCTATTGGGGAGGAACGTTTGACCAGGTATTGTTACTGGCTGATACCAACCAACTCCGGCCGGATGAAATTAAGTTCTTTTTGGGTTACAGTGGTTGGGGGCCGGGCCAATTGAATGAAGAATTAGAGCAGGATTCATGGATTGTTTGTGACTTCGTAACCGAAGAGTTGTTATTCGAAACGAAACCGGCTTTGATGTGGAGGAAAGCACTGGAGAATATGGGCGGGCGCTATTCGGTTTATGCCAATTATCCGGTTGACCCAAACCTGAATTAA
- a CDS encoding DUF349 domain-containing protein gives MEDEKIEAEGMDHQAGLIDHDESAVLKSEADLVDHSEDVFGAGTDAPDYQQYSKEQLIASLKELAVQSGQHNIEPVLREIRIAYEALRQKEKDTAFNRYLLDGGSPDGFAYKGDALDASFDQVVKVIREKRQHYIKQQEDQKNENYKRKLDLLEQLRQLADTDDVQANQFDKFKQLQTEWKNVGAVPGIHAKTLWANYHALVDRFYDNQSIYFELKELDRKKNLEAKLDLCARAEKLAEVDKIRDAIRELNELHHEFKHIGPVPREEKESVWTRFKAASDAVYARRDEYLKQLQQDLHSNLEKKTKLCDEVQAFASFQSERIKEWNQKTKEILELQKKWEAAGSVPRSKTKEINKRFWTAFKTFFHTKSVFFKELDAQRTDNLKKKQELVQRALALRDSTDWEKTSAELKKLQQAWKDIGPVPDKHRDKVFKEFKEACDYFFEQRRGQRSKQEQEQLDNLKAKEVLCEQIEQTAAQGTATVEQLHEFERQFSAIGFVPRNRIAAIRSRYQAAVEKMVNSITVLTDEERSRLLLQNQLLDLKDDPMGEKKLFAKEQSIRKKIVKVENDIALWRNNLEFFARSKNADGLREEFNSKIKVASNQLDSLKQQLKLLRSAV, from the coding sequence ATGGAAGACGAAAAGATAGAAGCGGAGGGGATGGATCACCAGGCCGGGTTGATTGACCATGATGAATCTGCCGTTTTAAAATCGGAGGCAGATCTTGTTGATCACAGTGAGGATGTGTTCGGGGCTGGTACCGATGCGCCCGATTATCAGCAGTACTCTAAAGAACAACTTATTGCCTCGTTAAAAGAATTGGCTGTTCAGTCGGGTCAGCACAATATTGAGCCGGTATTGCGGGAGATTCGGATTGCTTACGAAGCATTACGCCAAAAAGAAAAAGACACAGCGTTCAACCGGTACCTGCTTGATGGCGGTTCGCCTGATGGCTTTGCATACAAAGGCGATGCCCTGGATGCATCATTCGATCAGGTAGTAAAGGTAATCCGCGAAAAACGTCAGCACTACATCAAACAACAGGAAGATCAGAAAAACGAAAACTACAAACGAAAACTGGATTTACTGGAGCAATTGCGCCAACTGGCTGACACGGATGACGTGCAGGCCAACCAGTTCGACAAGTTCAAGCAACTTCAAACGGAATGGAAAAACGTAGGTGCCGTGCCCGGCATCCATGCCAAAACCTTATGGGCAAACTACCATGCGTTGGTTGATCGGTTCTATGATAACCAAAGCATCTATTTTGAGCTAAAAGAACTTGACCGTAAGAAAAACCTGGAGGCTAAACTTGACTTATGCGCACGGGCCGAAAAACTGGCCGAAGTTGACAAAATCAGAGATGCCATACGCGAACTGAACGAATTGCACCACGAGTTCAAACACATCGGCCCGGTGCCGCGTGAAGAAAAAGAATCAGTGTGGACACGTTTTAAAGCCGCTTCAGATGCAGTTTACGCCCGCAGAGACGAATACCTGAAACAACTGCAACAGGACCTCCACTCTAATCTGGAAAAGAAAACGAAACTTTGTGACGAGGTGCAGGCATTTGCTTCCTTTCAATCTGAACGTATTAAGGAATGGAATCAGAAAACAAAAGAGATTCTTGAACTTCAGAAAAAGTGGGAAGCAGCAGGCAGTGTGCCGCGAAGCAAAACAAAGGAAATCAACAAACGATTTTGGACGGCCTTTAAAACCTTCTTTCATACGAAGAGTGTGTTTTTTAAAGAGTTAGACGCACAACGTACCGACAACTTGAAAAAGAAACAGGAGTTGGTGCAACGTGCCCTTGCCTTGCGTGACAGTACCGATTGGGAGAAGACTTCGGCTGAGTTGAAAAAGTTACAGCAGGCGTGGAAAGACATTGGCCCGGTGCCAGACAAGCATCGCGATAAGGTGTTTAAAGAATTTAAAGAGGCCTGCGATTACTTTTTTGAGCAACGAAGAGGCCAACGCTCAAAACAAGAGCAGGAGCAACTGGATAATCTGAAGGCAAAGGAAGTACTATGTGAGCAGATCGAACAAACAGCAGCACAGGGAACGGCTACTGTGGAACAGTTACATGAATTTGAAAGACAGTTCAGTGCCATTGGCTTTGTGCCACGTAACCGGATAGCCGCCATACGCAGCCGCTATCAGGCCGCAGTTGAAAAAATGGTTAATTCCATAACTGTATTAACCGATGAGGAACGCAGCCGACTGCTTTTACAAAACCAGTTATTGGATTTAAAGGATGATCCGATGGGCGAAAAGAAACTTTTTGCAAAAGAGCAGTCCATCCGGAAGAAGATTGTTAAGGTGGAGAACGACATAGCCCTGTGGCGTAATAACCTGGAGTTCTTTGCTCGCTCAAAAAATGCCGATGGGCTGCGCGAAGAGTTTAACTCTAAAATAAAAGTGGCAAGTAATCAATTGGATAGCCTGAAGCAGCAGTTAAAATTATTACGTTCAGCAGTTTAA
- the trxB gene encoding thioredoxin-disulfide reductase, with translation MATKEKVVIIGSGPAGYTAAIYAARAGLKPMLYAGGQPGGQLTTTNDVENFPGYPDGINGPQMMVDLQKQAERFGTRIHYGLVTSVDFSVYPLKLIIDEKDEVLADAVIIATGASAKYLGIPSEEKFANKGVSACAICDGYFYRGKEVAVVGAGDSAAEESTYLSKLCTKVHLIVRRDEMRASKIMQARVKNTPNIEIHWNTETDEILGDDSGVTGVRVVNNKTGDKKVIPVQGFFLAIGHKPNTDIFKGYLDMDETGYIKVLPGSTRTNVEGVFAVGDAADKVYRQAVTAAGTGCMGALDAEKFLAAKEMEFAHP, from the coding sequence ATGGCTACGAAAGAAAAAGTTGTAATTATTGGCTCCGGCCCTGCCGGTTATACAGCCGCCATCTATGCAGCCCGGGCTGGGCTTAAGCCCATGCTCTATGCCGGGGGCCAGCCTGGCGGGCAACTTACCACAACTAACGATGTGGAGAATTTTCCGGGTTACCCGGATGGCATCAACGGTCCGCAGATGATGGTAGACTTACAAAAGCAGGCCGAGCGGTTTGGTACGCGCATTCACTATGGCCTGGTAACCTCTGTTGACTTTTCGGTGTATCCGCTTAAGCTTATCATTGATGAGAAAGACGAAGTGTTGGCGGATGCCGTGATCATTGCTACCGGTGCCAGTGCCAAATACCTTGGCATTCCATCGGAAGAGAAGTTTGCAAACAAAGGTGTTTCGGCCTGTGCGATATGCGATGGATATTTTTATCGCGGCAAGGAAGTAGCAGTTGTTGGTGCGGGTGATTCAGCTGCAGAAGAGTCAACCTATCTGTCGAAACTTTGCACCAAAGTACATCTGATTGTAAGACGCGATGAGATGCGCGCATCAAAGATTATGCAGGCCCGCGTTAAAAATACTCCGAACATCGAGATACACTGGAATACAGAAACAGATGAAATATTGGGTGACGATTCAGGGGTTACCGGTGTGCGTGTAGTGAATAACAAAACAGGCGATAAGAAGGTAATACCTGTGCAGGGATTTTTCCTGGCTATCGGGCATAAGCCTAATACCGATATTTTCAAGGGCTACCTCGACATGGATGAGACTGGTTATATTAAAGTACTACCGGGCTCCACCCGTACCAATGTAGAAGGGGTATTTGCCGTTGGTGATGCGGCCGACAAAGTGTACCGGCAGGCAGTTACTGCAGCCGGAACAGGTTGTATGGGTGCCCTTGATGCTGAAAAATTTCTGGCCGCAAAAGAAATGGAGTTTGCCCACCCATGA
- the bshB1 gene encoding bacillithiol biosynthesis deacetylase BshB1: MKLDILVFSAHPDDAELGCGGTLARHAAMGHKVGVVDLTRGELGTRGTPEIRAWEAENASKILGLTVRDNLGLPDGFFKNEESAQRQVIAAIRRYKPEIVITNAIYDRHSDHGRAAQLVADSCFLAGLAKIITTDRGENQFAWRPKAVYHFIQAQLIKPDIVVDISDYWDKKVASYMAFESQMFNPASKEPSTYISSPEFLRLVEARAVEFGSAIGAKYGEGFTVRRIPGVKLLTDLL, translated from the coding sequence ATGAAACTCGATATTCTGGTATTTTCTGCGCACCCCGATGATGCCGAACTGGGCTGCGGGGGCACCTTGGCAAGGCATGCAGCAATGGGGCACAAGGTGGGTGTTGTTGATTTAACCCGTGGCGAACTGGGTACCCGTGGAACACCGGAAATCAGAGCATGGGAGGCTGAAAATGCTTCTAAAATCCTTGGTTTAACCGTGCGGGATAACCTGGGGCTACCCGATGGCTTTTTCAAAAACGAGGAGTCAGCCCAGCGCCAAGTAATTGCAGCTATCCGGAGGTATAAGCCGGAAATCGTTATTACCAACGCCATTTACGACAGGCATTCGGACCATGGGAGGGCAGCCCAACTGGTGGCCGATTCCTGTTTTCTGGCGGGCTTAGCAAAAATTATCACAACCGACAGGGGAGAAAATCAATTTGCCTGGCGCCCCAAAGCAGTTTACCACTTTATACAGGCCCAACTGATTAAACCCGATATCGTGGTCGATATCAGCGATTACTGGGATAAAAAGGTGGCATCATACATGGCCTTTGAAAGCCAGATGTTCAACCCGGCCAGCAAGGAACCAAGTACGTATATCTCGTCACCCGAATTTCTGCGTTTGGTTGAGGCACGTGCAGTTGAATTTGGAAGTGCAATTGGAGCAAAATATGGGGAGGGCTTTACGGTTAGAAGGATACCGGGTGTTAAATTGCTTACCGACCTGCTTTAA
- a CDS encoding tetratricopeptide repeat protein, with product MDNSRLIVLVYLLGVGQSLAQLSEIDSLKHELKRAATPQARIDILNSLSNRYLAYQPEQASHYANEALQLARKTNYPHGEILALNRLGEYEFRQSNYAQAVELTTESLKLAVRHRDSLGMALAYRVLGNTHTFGLKQYDQALQYQLKAMELYQLLKDKRNIAGFCGNITWIYASTNQNLEEAHRLADLGIHLSDSLNDKQLLSFNYNSKGLIYTQQNKPDSALKFLNLSTREAEKVKDFAVISYNKSLIGNVYLQQGQYKKALNYFTEAANESRQLNLREVLKESYLGLSKAYANLGNFQQALQNHIGYTQLKDSLINWETSQKALMAKLAFEEEKREARIVELEQANEQARREQLIFSIGFAMTFILMAAVIGLVVRNNWLRQQANQVLKEKNEEIETQNEKLKQANDIKDKFFSIIGHDLRSPLVSLKGLLGMLLRNEITEEEFKLFAPKLNQLVIGTNETLENLLQWAHSQLNGYTYNPVSLSLNELTVKCFALFADAARAKSISLVNDVPAETIWKADRNHIDLLLRNLVHNAIKYTHNGGTVTVSAGNKDGINELCVTDTGIGMTSEQVAQLFNVAELKTQRGTGGERGTGLGLMLCREMVSLQGGKLLIESTPGKGSVFKVQMAERPGPVT from the coding sequence GTGGATAATAGCAGGCTTATTGTTTTAGTGTATTTGCTTGGCGTTGGGCAAAGTCTGGCTCAGCTGTCTGAAATTGACAGCCTTAAACACGAACTTAAAAGGGCTGCTACTCCTCAAGCCCGTATTGATATACTTAACAGCCTCAGCAACCGCTACCTTGCCTATCAGCCTGAGCAGGCAAGCCATTACGCCAACGAAGCCCTTCAACTGGCGCGCAAAACTAATTACCCTCATGGCGAAATACTTGCCCTGAATCGCCTGGGCGAATATGAATTCAGACAAAGCAACTATGCACAAGCCGTTGAACTCACCACCGAATCGCTTAAGTTGGCTGTAAGGCACCGGGATTCACTGGGCATGGCACTGGCCTACCGGGTCTTAGGCAATACGCACACGTTCGGATTAAAACAATATGATCAGGCGTTGCAATACCAGTTAAAGGCCATGGAATTGTATCAACTGTTAAAGGACAAGCGAAACATAGCAGGCTTTTGCGGAAACATTACCTGGATTTATGCCAGCACTAACCAAAACCTGGAGGAAGCGCATCGTTTAGCCGACCTGGGAATTCACTTGTCCGATTCGCTTAACGACAAGCAATTGCTGAGTTTTAACTACAACAGCAAGGGCCTCATCTACACCCAGCAAAATAAACCTGATTCAGCACTCAAATTCCTTAACCTGTCCACCAGGGAAGCAGAAAAGGTAAAAGATTTTGCCGTTATCTCTTATAATAAATCGCTTATCGGAAATGTTTACCTGCAGCAGGGTCAGTATAAAAAGGCATTAAACTATTTTACAGAAGCTGCCAACGAAAGCAGGCAACTTAATCTTCGCGAAGTACTTAAAGAATCGTACCTCGGGCTTTCGAAAGCGTATGCCAACCTTGGAAATTTTCAGCAGGCCTTGCAAAACCACATCGGTTATACACAGCTAAAAGACTCACTTATAAATTGGGAAACTTCTCAAAAAGCCCTGATGGCCAAACTGGCGTTTGAGGAAGAAAAAAGGGAAGCCCGCATTGTTGAATTGGAACAGGCCAATGAGCAGGCGCGCAGGGAACAACTTATTTTCAGTATCGGCTTTGCCATGACCTTTATTCTGATGGCAGCCGTTATCGGCCTGGTGGTGCGAAACAACTGGCTTCGGCAGCAAGCGAACCAGGTATTGAAAGAAAAAAATGAAGAGATTGAAACGCAAAACGAAAAGCTGAAACAGGCCAACGATATTAAGGACAAATTCTTCTCCATTATCGGCCATGATTTACGAAGCCCGCTGGTAAGTCTGAAAGGTTTATTAGGTATGCTGCTGCGCAATGAAATAACCGAAGAGGAGTTTAAACTATTCGCACCCAAACTAAACCAACTGGTTATCGGCACCAACGAAACCCTCGAAAACCTGCTGCAATGGGCTCATTCGCAACTCAATGGTTATACCTATAATCCGGTTAGTCTGTCGTTAAATGAACTAACAGTAAAGTGCTTTGCTCTTTTTGCTGATGCGGCACGGGCAAAATCCATCAGCCTGGTAAATGATGTACCGGCCGAAACCATTTGGAAAGCCGACCGGAACCACATTGACCTGTTATTGCGTAACCTGGTTCATAATGCCATTAAATACACCCATAACGGAGGCACAGTAACCGTTTCGGCTGGCAATAAAGACGGAATTAATGAGCTTTGCGTAACCGATACCGGCATCGGGATGACAAGTGAACAAGTGGCACAGTTATTTAACGTAGCGGAGCTAAAAACTCAACGCGGTACCGGTGGCGAGCGTGGTACCGGCCTGGGTTTAATGCTGTGCCGTGAAATGGTGTCGTTGCAGGGCGGTAAACTACTAATTGAAAGTACACCCGGAAAAGGCTCGGTATTTAAAGTGCAAATGGCAGAGCGACCCGGGCCGGTAACCTGA
- a CDS encoding DNA/RNA non-specific endonuclease — MSMCSSVKRMDVDNHLGLEIPLLQPDEQLIEHTGFKLVYNENHEQANWVAYELTLEETRRGVERSDKFLPDQKVSTGTATPEDYKGSGYDRGHLAPAADMSWSAQAMKESFYFSNISPQVPAFNRGIWKRLEEQVRTWAQQDTAAFIVTGPVLSDSLPVIGPNQVSVPAYFYKALLVYRYQNQKAIAFIVPNKKSGLPLKHFAVTVDSLEHITGIDFFPALPDVIESKLESELCLPCWRIKEE; from the coding sequence ATGAGTATGTGTTCATCAGTTAAAAGAATGGATGTGGACAACCACCTGGGGCTTGAAATCCCCCTGCTGCAGCCTGATGAACAGTTGATTGAACACACAGGTTTTAAACTGGTGTACAACGAAAATCATGAACAGGCCAACTGGGTTGCTTATGAGTTAACTTTGGAAGAAACACGAAGAGGGGTTGAGCGATCCGACAAATTTTTACCTGACCAAAAAGTTAGCACAGGTACAGCCACACCGGAGGATTACAAAGGCAGCGGTTACGATCGCGGACACCTTGCTCCCGCTGCCGATATGAGTTGGTCAGCCCAGGCCATGAAAGAATCATTTTACTTCAGCAATATTAGTCCGCAGGTACCTGCATTTAACCGCGGCATCTGGAAACGGCTGGAAGAACAGGTGCGTACCTGGGCGCAACAGGACACGGCAGCTTTTATTGTTACAGGCCCGGTATTATCCGATAGTCTTCCGGTTATCGGTCCAAACCAGGTAAGTGTGCCGGCCTATTTTTACAAGGCACTGCTGGTGTACCGTTATCAAAATCAAAAAGCGATCGCATTTATTGTGCCTAATAAAAAATCGGGACTGCCGCTTAAACACTTTGCCGTTACCGTTGACAGCCTGGAACACATTACAGGTATTGACTTTTTTCCGGCCCTGCCTGATGTAATTGAAAGCAAACTTGAAAGCGAACTGTGCCTGCCTTGCTGGAGAATAAAAGAAGAATAA
- the pdxH gene encoding pyridoxamine 5'-phosphate oxidase: MKPDIASLRREYAKEKLDIETVGNDPIAHFEAWFMEALSANVLEANAMTLSTLTENGRPTSRVVLLKGIENDKFVFFTNYQSNKGRELDANPYCALNFFWAELERQVRIEGTVARISEARSTEYFRSRPRGAQVGAWASPQSAAISSRELLESRYLEMEARYKEGEIPKPKQWGGYEVEPFLIEFWQGRPNRLHDRILFVKTDNKWNIRRLAP, encoded by the coding sequence ATGAAACCCGATATCGCTTCGCTGCGCAGGGAATACGCAAAGGAAAAACTGGATATTGAGACAGTCGGAAATGACCCCATAGCCCACTTTGAAGCGTGGTTTATGGAGGCCTTGTCGGCTAATGTGCTGGAAGCGAACGCCATGACGCTTTCAACCCTAACGGAGAACGGAAGGCCCACCTCGCGGGTAGTGCTGCTGAAAGGCATTGAAAACGATAAGTTTGTTTTCTTTACCAATTACCAGAGCAATAAAGGCCGGGAACTGGATGCGAATCCCTATTGCGCACTTAATTTCTTTTGGGCCGAACTGGAACGCCAGGTGCGTATTGAAGGCACCGTGGCCAGGATAAGTGAGGCCCGCTCAACTGAATACTTCCGAAGCCGTCCGCGGGGAGCACAGGTGGGTGCATGGGCCTCCCCGCAGAGCGCAGCGATTTCAAGCCGTGAATTGCTGGAATCGCGTTACCTTGAAATGGAAGCCCGCTACAAAGAGGGCGAAATACCAAAGCCCAAACAATGGGGTGGCTATGAGGTTGAACCGTTTTTAATTGAATTCTGGCAAGGAAGACCAAACCGGCTTCATGACAGAATACTTTTTGTAAAAACAGACAATAAATGGAATATCAGGCGGTTAGCACCTTAA
- the pnp gene encoding polyribonucleotide nucleotidyltransferase, giving the protein MMFNVVTKSCKLPDGREITIETGKLARQADGSVVLRMGNTMLLATVVAREEAVEGADFMPLSVDYQEKFASTGKVPGGFLKRESKLSDYEVLISRLVDRAIRPLFPDDFHAETQVMIYLISGDSNALPDALAAFAASAALSISDIPWGGPISEVRVARVDGQFVINPTLEQKERADIDLMVGASIDNILMVEGEMKEVSESEMLEALKAAHEAIKVQCQLQLDMAKALGKETKRVYNHEVKDEALKQQLVDLLYPKVYEVAKKQIKNKKERSAAFQQILDDYLATLPEDTTINKDLVKKYYHDIHKKAARDLVLNEGIRLDGRNTRQIRPIYTEVDLLPSTHGSALFTRGETQSLTTVTLGTKLDEQLIDGAMFSGSSKFILHYNFPGFSTGEVKPNRGPGRREVGHGNLALRGLKQVLPPDTENPYTIRVVSDILESNGSSSMATVCAGSLALMDAGVPVKAPVSGIAMGMISDSQSGKYAILSDILGDEDHLGDMDFKTTGTEKGLTACQMDLKVDGLTYEVLKEALEQAKEGRLHILTEMKKTLAQARPDLKPHTPRAETVIIEKEMIGAVIGPGGKVVQDIQNTTGATVVIEEVNNKGIVNVFAASKDVMDAALRRIRAIVAVPEIGQVYDGKVKSIMPFGAFVEFMPGKDGLLHISEIKWERLETMDGVLEVGEEIKVKLVDVDKKTGKFRLSRKVLLPKPPKKEAAASE; this is encoded by the coding sequence ATCATGTTTAACGTAGTTACAAAAAGCTGTAAACTCCCGGACGGCCGCGAGATTACAATAGAGACAGGAAAACTGGCGCGCCAGGCCGATGGCTCGGTAGTACTGCGCATGGGCAATACCATGCTGTTGGCAACCGTAGTTGCCAGGGAAGAAGCGGTTGAAGGAGCCGATTTTATGCCCTTATCCGTAGACTATCAGGAAAAATTTGCTTCCACCGGTAAAGTGCCCGGTGGCTTTCTGAAACGCGAAAGTAAACTGTCTGATTATGAAGTCCTGATCAGCCGGTTGGTTGATCGGGCCATCCGGCCCTTGTTTCCTGATGACTTTCATGCGGAAACACAGGTGATGATTTACCTGATTTCGGGTGATTCTAATGCTTTGCCAGATGCGCTGGCGGCATTTGCTGCTTCGGCCGCTCTGTCAATTTCTGATATCCCCTGGGGCGGACCGATATCCGAAGTTCGGGTTGCCCGGGTTGACGGCCAGTTTGTTATTAACCCCACGCTCGAGCAAAAAGAACGTGCCGATATTGACCTGATGGTGGGTGCCTCCATCGACAATATTCTGATGGTTGAAGGAGAGATGAAAGAGGTAAGTGAGTCAGAAATGCTCGAAGCCCTAAAAGCAGCCCACGAAGCAATTAAGGTACAGTGCCAACTGCAGTTGGATATGGCCAAAGCACTGGGCAAAGAAACCAAACGAGTCTACAATCACGAGGTAAAAGACGAAGCCCTTAAACAACAACTGGTTGATCTGCTGTACCCCAAAGTGTACGAAGTGGCTAAAAAGCAGATTAAAAATAAAAAAGAGCGCAGCGCAGCATTTCAGCAGATTCTTGACGATTACCTGGCCACATTGCCCGAAGACACTACCATTAATAAGGATCTGGTAAAGAAGTACTACCACGATATTCATAAAAAAGCTGCCCGCGATTTAGTATTGAACGAAGGAATACGCCTTGATGGTCGTAATACCCGGCAAATCAGGCCGATATACACCGAAGTTGATTTACTTCCTTCAACCCATGGCTCTGCTTTATTCACTCGTGGCGAAACCCAATCGCTTACCACAGTAACCCTGGGTACGAAACTGGACGAACAACTTATTGATGGTGCCATGTTTAGCGGCTCCAGCAAGTTTATACTTCATTATAATTTCCCCGGTTTTTCAACGGGCGAGGTAAAGCCCAATCGGGGTCCTGGCCGCAGGGAGGTGGGACACGGAAACCTTGCATTACGAGGTTTAAAGCAGGTTTTACCTCCCGACACCGAAAACCCCTATACCATACGGGTGGTTTCGGATATTCTGGAATCCAATGGCTCTTCCTCCATGGCTACTGTATGTGCCGGTTCGCTGGCTCTTATGGATGCTGGTGTGCCTGTTAAAGCGCCTGTTTCGGGTATTGCCATGGGAATGATTTCTGATTCCCAATCAGGTAAATACGCAATTCTATCAGATATTCTTGGTGATGAAGACCACCTCGGTGACATGGACTTTAAGACCACCGGCACTGAAAAAGGCCTTACGGCTTGCCAAATGGACCTGAAAGTTGATGGACTTACCTACGAGGTACTGAAAGAAGCCCTTGAGCAGGCCAAAGAGGGCCGTTTGCACATCCTCACTGAAATGAAGAAAACCCTGGCTCAGGCCCGCCCTGACCTCAAACCGCATACTCCGCGTGCCGAAACGGTAATCATTGAAAAGGAGATGATTGGCGCAGTTATAGGCCCTGGCGGAAAGGTAGTACAGGACATTCAAAATACCACGGGTGCAACTGTAGTTATTGAAGAAGTAAACAATAAAGGAATTGTTAACGTATTTGCTGCCAGCAAAGATGTAATGGATGCCGCGTTAAGGCGCATCCGCGCCATTGTGGCCGTACCTGAGATAGGCCAGGTTTACGATGGCAAGGTTAAATCGATTATGCCGTTTGGTGCATTTGTTGAATTTATGCCCGGAAAAGACGGTTTATTGCATATCTCTGAAATAAAGTGGGAAAGACTTGAAACCATGGACGGAGTGCTGGAAGTAGGTGAGGAAATCAAGGTAAAACTGGTTGATGTGGATAAAAAAACCGGCAAATTCAGGTTATCCAGAAAGGTTTTACTGCCAAAACCACCTAAAAAGGAGGCCGCTGCCAGCGAATAA